The nucleotide window CGGTAGAGGAGATCGGCAGAAATTCAGTCAGCCCTTCTACGATGGCAATAATGATGGCATGGAAAAAGTTCATTAAATCAAGTATGGTTAAAAGTGATAAAAAAAGCGATGAGGGCATCATCGCTGTAAAATATATTCGTTGGTTACAAAATTACTCTTTCGTTTTAGGGCGGGCCATGATGGCATACACTTCTATCAGCAGGCCCAGCACAATTACGATAGGCGCCAGCGTGATACGACGAAAGCTGTATACTTCTTCCGGTTTGAAAGCATTGGGATCGTTACTGTTGCCTCCCATCATGAGAAAAAAGCCCAATACGATCACTACGATGCCAGCCAGCATGTATTTGTAGTTCTCTTTCGGGAAAATAGGGCGGCTGTCGGTCACTGGATGGGATGCCAGGGGAGCGTCCTTGGTCACAGTAGATCTGAGTGTTTCTTTAGCCATAGCCATAGTGTTTATTTGTTATGATGATGTTGCATTAATAAAGATCGTCCAGTTTGAGCCGCAGGTATTTCATTACGGAGCGGTGAGTACTGAACAGGGAGATGGCGATACCCACGATGGTCATACCCAGGAAAAGCAGGGCTATCATTACGTTGTCCCGCAATCCGTTGAGCTCCGGCAGGGCTTTATCGGCAAACGACAGGATGGCCACCAGACCGGCAATAGCAATCAGTGCGCTGATAGCACCATTGGCAATGCTGCGGAGGTCAAATGGTTTGGCGATAAACCAGCGGGTAGCACCCACCATCTGCATGGTTTTGATCAGAAAACGGTTGCTGAACATAGCCAGGCGGATGGTATTATCGATCAGGAAGATGACCACCAGTGCCAGCAAGCAGCTGATAATCAGGATCACCATTCCTATTTTGTTGACGTTTTCATTCAGTTTGCTCACCAGCGTACGCTGATAGGATATCTCCCGTACGATGCTCTGCTGAGTAAGGTTGTTTTCAATAACCTTCAGACTGTCAGTGTTAACATAATTGGCGTTAGCCTTTATATTGATACTGGCATACAATGGGTTATACTGCAACAGCTGTATAAAATCTTCTCCAAAATCTTTTTTGAAACGCTGGGCGGCCATATCCTTGGACACGTATTCAATTGTTTTAATATATGGCTTATGAGCGATGGAGTCGCGCAGCGCCAGGGCCTGGGTTTCTTTTACATTATCTCTCAGGATGACCTGTACTTCAATACTTTCCTTAAAGTACTTGCTAAGCTTGCTGGCGTGGATCACCACGAGGCCCAGGGTACCCAATGAAAATAATACCAGTGCTACACCGATAATGGAGTAGAGGTAGGACGGTTTAGACTTCTTTGCTGATGATTTCCCGGATTGCGCCATTAATCTGCAGTTTATCGGCGAAAATAATAAAAATTAGCAGTTATGTGTAATTTTGCCAGTCCCTCAGGTTACTGGCAACATAATATGTTAAGAAAACGGCAATATATAAAGATGTTGGGGGATGACATTGCTGTATTAATATTTTTAACATTATTTTGCTGAAATGGCATAATCCGATTTTTAAATTATAACTGATAACGCGGTAAAGCCCGGATGTATTGTTTACCTCCGTTGCTTACTGCTCATCTACACTCATATATGGAATACAATTTCAGGGCAATCGAAAAAAAGTGGCAACAGCAATGGCAGGAGTCCCACGCTTACAAAGTCAGCAATGACAGCCCCAAACCCAAATGTTATGTGCTGGATATGTTCCCCTACCCTTCCGGAGCAGGGCTACACGTAGGGCATCCTTTGGGCTACATCGCTACAGACATCTATGCAAGGTATAAAAGGCTAAAAGGTTATAACGTACTACATACTATGGGGTACGACGCCTTCGGCCTGCCGGCAGAACAATATGCCCTGGAAACAGGCCAGCATCCGGCCGTTACCACTACCCAGAACATCAAAGCCTTCAGGGAACAGCTGGACAATATCGGATTTTGTTATGACTGGGACCGCCAGGTAAATACCAGCGATCCTTCTTACTATAAATGGACCCAGTGGATCTTTTTACAGCTGTTTGAAAGCTGGTACAACCGCATCAACCGGAAAGCAGAGCCGATCAGCACACTGACTGCCATCTTCGAAAAAGAAGGCAACAGCAATCACAGTTGCCCCGGCGACCGTCAGCGTTCCTTTACCGCTGCAGCATGGAAAAGCTATTCCGAAAAGGAAAAGCGGGAGATCCTTATGCAATACCGCCTGGCCTTCCTGGACTACGCCGAAGTAAACTGGTGCGCTGCCCTCGGCACCGTACTGGCCAACGACGAAGTAATCAACGGGGTGAGTGAACGTGGCGGCCATCCCGTGATTAAAAAGAAAATGCGCCAGTGGTTCCTCCGCATCACCGAGTACGCTAACCGCCTCCTCGAAGGACTGGAAACCGTCGACTTCAGCGATGCCATGAAGGAAATGCAGCGCAACTGGATCGGTAAAAGCCAGGGCGCCGAAATAAAATTCGCGCTGAAAGGCTCCGACCAACACCTGGAAGTATATACCACCCGTCCCGACACCATCTTCGGTGTAGACTTCATGGTGATTGCCCCGGAACATGAGCTGGTACAACAGATCACTACCCCGGAACAAAAAGAAGCCATCGAAAAATACCTGGAGTACGTACAAAGCCGCTCCGAAAGGGAACGTATGGCCGATGTAAAACAAATCACCGGCTGCTTTACCGGCGCCTACGCTGTCAACCCATTCGACGGCCGTGAGATACCGGTATGGACCGCAGAATACGTACTGGCCGGCTACGGCACCGGCGCCATCATGGCCGTGCCCTGCGGCGACCAGCGTGACTTCGGCTTCGCCCGTCATTTTAATATCCCCATCACCAACATCATCGGGGATGCTTTCAATGGCGAAGAAGCCAATCCCACTAAAGATGCCCAGCTGCAAAACAGCGGCTTCCTCAATGGTATGGACATGAAAGCCGCCATGGACGTGGTGATCTCCAAACTGGAAGAAATGAAGATCGGCAAACGCCAGATCAACTATAAAATGCGTGACGCAGGCTTCAGCCGTCAGCGTTACTGGGGCGAGCCATTCCCTATCCTGTTTAAGGACGGCGTTCCCTACGCGATGGATGAAAAAGACCTGCCACTGGAACTGCCCTACGTAGAACAGTACAAACCCGGCGAAGAAGGTGAAGGCCCCCTCGCCAACATCACCGACTGGGTAAACGTAGCCCCCGATGTAAAAAGGGAAACCAACACCATGCCCGGATATGCCGGCAGCAGCTGGTATTTCCTCCGCTACATGGACCCGCACAACAACGCAACATTCGCTGACCGCAAAGCTACTGACTACTGGAACCAGGTAGACGTATACGTAGGCGGTACCGAACATGCCGTAGGACACCTGCTCTACTCCCGCATGTGGACCAAAGCACTGTTTGATCTCGGTCACATCGGATTTGATGAACCTTTCAAATCTCTGATCAACCAGGGGATGATACAGGGTTCTTCCCGCTTTGTTTATCGCATCCACGGCACTCAGCAATTTGTTTCCGCAGGCTTGAAAGATCAGTATCAAACAGATAAATTACACGTTGACGTAAATATTGTCGATGGTGTAGTGCTTGACACGGAAGCCTTCAAAAAATGGAAACCGGATTATGCCGATGCTACTTTTACCCTTGAAGATGGACAATACATCTGCGGTACTGAGGTAGAAAAAATGAGCAAAAGCAAGTATAATACTGTCAACCCGAATGAACTGGTAAATAAGTTCGGCGCCGACACCTTCCGTATGTACGAAATGTTCCTGGGCCCTGTGGAACAGTCCAAACCCTGGGATACCAAAGGCATAGAAGGCGTACACCGCTTCCTCAAAAAAATGTGGCGCCTGTTTGCCGATGAAAATAAAGGCCTCATCGTTACCAACGACGCCCCTACACCAGAAGAGCTGAAAATACTGCATAAAACCATCAACAAAATCGATGGCGATACAAACAGCTTCTCCTATAATACCGCTGTCAGCCAGTTTATGATCTGTGTAAACGAACTGGCTACACTGAAATGCAGCAAACGGGATATCCTGGAACCGTTGCTGGTACTGCTCACACCATTTGCGCCCCACTTCTGCGAAGAGCTGTGGCACTTACTGGGACATACTACCAGCATCCTGGACGCAGCATATCCGGTATACAATGAAGCCTATACGAAAGAAAGCGCTTTCAACTACCCAATCGCTGTAAACGGTAAAACCCGTACTGAAATGGGCCTTCCATTAGATGCTGACAACAGCACCATCGAAAAGGAAGTACTGAGCAGCGAAGTAGTGCAGAAATGGCTCGACGGCAAACAGCCTAAAAAGGTGATCATTGTAAAAGGAAGAATGATCAACATAGTAGTATAACAACCACTTTAACAAATAACAAAGGGAGCAAACACCTCAGTGTTTTGCTCCCTTTGTTTTCTATGGATACTACCAATGAAAGTAAATGCGTAAGTAAATAAATACACAAATAGCCCCGCCCAGCAACTGTATAATACCCGACGATAACAACAACACCTTGCCTGTTTCATTACGAGACACGGAAAACATGACCAATATAAGTCCGGTCACCAGATAAACCGGTGCTACAAACAAAAACAACAATCCTGCTCCCATCTCTTTATTCACAGCACTGGCCAATACCAGTGAAATACTGATTGGTGTCAGTAAAGTCCACAATAATTTTCTGGCAAAAGGTTTCACCACAGTCCAGCAGATTATTTTATACACAAATTAATATTTATATTTAGATGTACAGTTTAAGCCAGCGAAATATGCTACAGGAGGTATTAAAGAAATATCAATCCACCTTTAAGCCGGTCATAGCTCTGATTCATCCGGATGAACAGCTGTTGGTCATGGACTTTACTGCCAACAACACCACCCTGACTAAAGCTATCCTGAACAATATCAAAAAGTTCTGCAGCTATATTACGCGGACATTGAAGGCCAGCAGTTGCCGGCTGGGCATTGGCGGATACAGCGAACACCGGACCATCTACGCCGTCAGTCCTCACTTTGACGCCGGAGAAGAGCCGCGCAGGCTGCACCTGGGCATAGATGTCTGGGGCGTAGCAGGCACCCCTGTTTTTGCACCGCTGAAAGGTCATATTCACAGCTTCCGCTTTAATGACCACTTCGGTGATTACGGTGCTACCATCATCCTGCAACATAAACTGGAGGGACATACTTTCCATACGCTCTACGGACATCTCAGTATCTCCAACCTGCAAGGACTATACGAAAATATGCCAGTCGTGGCTGGTCAGCAGCTGGGCTACTTCGGCACTCCGGCTGAAAACGGAGGATGGCCTCCCCATCTGCATTTCCAGCTAATAGAAGACATGATGAAATTCAGAGGCGATTACCCAGGCGTATGCCGCTTCAGCGAACGCGATAAATATCTTCAAAACTCTCCCGATCCTGATCTTATCCTGCAATTGAACCGCAACACCCACGGATAAAAAAAGGCCGCCGGCAATTACCGGCGACCTGTCGTCCTTACTATGGTGGTTGGTTTTATGTCTTATTTGGAATTTTGCTGCAATGTCTTATTGTAGGCCAGTGCCTTTACAGAAAAAGGCATGATCCACATCAGTGATTCCGGCTTGATGGAATAGGTTTTAGTGCCTTCCACTTTTGTGATGGTAGCCTTGTACTGTGGGTCGTTGTTGAAGCGGCGATAATCCAGGTATATCATACCTGTTCCCCTGTATTCACAACGCAGCTCTCTCCGTATCAGGCTGATGGCCTCTTCCGGCGTGTTAGCAGTAACATCTGTATAAGAAGCTGCCAGTATACGTTTGCGGCGTACGGTATTCAGCGCGGCCATAGCCTCTGCCACCTTACCGGCACGGGCCAGGCACTCCGCCTTAATGTAATACATCTCCGGTGTGCGGATACCACCCACGTTTACGTTATCATTCCTTCTGTAAGACCAGATTGTTTCTGAAGTAGGGCCCAGACTTCTCGGTGCAAAATTGACCAGCAAACGGGCATCTCCCTTATCATACTGCGCAGAATCAGCATAACGCATGGAAGAGGCATAGAAACCCTGCAGCTGCGCAATACTGCCGCCATAATGAAAAATATAGTTCTCCGGGTTGGTGAATTCAAACTTCGGCGTATTCACAGATAACGTAGGCTTCTCCAGCACCGCCTTGTTATCATTGTAATAACCCGGATAATCAAACAGGACACTATTTTCTGCCAGTGCTTTATCGGCAAAGCCGGCCGCTTCATCATAATGTTTCATGAATAGGTGTACCCTCGACAGAAAAGCATATCCCGCTCCTTTATTGGCGTAGTAGGCGTTTTCAGCAGTCTTTGGCAGGTCCGGCAGGGCTGCATTCACATCCTGCAGGATGAAGTCGTAGATCTTCTG belongs to Chitinophaga sp. HK235 and includes:
- a CDS encoding RagB/SusD family nutrient uptake outer membrane protein, whose product is MKKIMQLVLGGSLMIGAASCKKYLEIVPKGEKIPQTLADYKPLVESKSAHTFDYTNQAVVANEFYTPQQQQVAVNLTTINFNWQEDKSRAELVIDDAGYNGAYAGIFIYNTLVNNVPNAIEGSAAGKAQLVAQARVARSMLYFYLVTSYAKMYDAATAANDPAVPFNITGDAEDKPEQVSVQKIYDFILQDVNAALPDLPKTAENAYYANKGAGYAFLSRVHLFMKHYDEAAGFADKALAENSVLFDYPGYYNDNKAVLEKPTLSVNTPKFEFTNPENYIFHYGGSIAQLQGFYASSMRYADSAQYDKGDARLLVNFAPRSLGPTSETIWSYRRNDNVNVGGIRTPEMYYIKAECLARAGKVAEAMAALNTVRRKRILAASYTDVTANTPEEAISLIRRELRCEYRGTGMIYLDYRRFNNDPQYKATITKVEGTKTYSIKPESLMWIMPFSVKALAYNKTLQQNSK
- a CDS encoding DUF3098 domain-containing protein produces the protein MAKETLRSTVTKDAPLASHPVTDSRPIFPKENYKYMLAGIVVIVLGFFLMMGGNSNDPNAFKPEEVYSFRRITLAPIVIVLGLLIEVYAIMARPKTKE
- a CDS encoding ABC transporter permease, which gives rise to MAQSGKSSAKKSKPSYLYSIIGVALVLFSLGTLGLVVIHASKLSKYFKESIEVQVILRDNVKETQALALRDSIAHKPYIKTIEYVSKDMAAQRFKKDFGEDFIQLLQYNPLYASINIKANANYVNTDSLKVIENNLTQQSIVREISYQRTLVSKLNENVNKIGMVILIISCLLALVVIFLIDNTIRLAMFSNRFLIKTMQMVGATRWFIAKPFDLRSIANGAISALIAIAGLVAILSFADKALPELNGLRDNVMIALLFLGMTIVGIAISLFSTHRSVMKYLRLKLDDLY
- the leuS gene encoding leucine--tRNA ligase, encoding MEYNFRAIEKKWQQQWQESHAYKVSNDSPKPKCYVLDMFPYPSGAGLHVGHPLGYIATDIYARYKRLKGYNVLHTMGYDAFGLPAEQYALETGQHPAVTTTQNIKAFREQLDNIGFCYDWDRQVNTSDPSYYKWTQWIFLQLFESWYNRINRKAEPISTLTAIFEKEGNSNHSCPGDRQRSFTAAAWKSYSEKEKREILMQYRLAFLDYAEVNWCAALGTVLANDEVINGVSERGGHPVIKKKMRQWFLRITEYANRLLEGLETVDFSDAMKEMQRNWIGKSQGAEIKFALKGSDQHLEVYTTRPDTIFGVDFMVIAPEHELVQQITTPEQKEAIEKYLEYVQSRSERERMADVKQITGCFTGAYAVNPFDGREIPVWTAEYVLAGYGTGAIMAVPCGDQRDFGFARHFNIPITNIIGDAFNGEEANPTKDAQLQNSGFLNGMDMKAAMDVVISKLEEMKIGKRQINYKMRDAGFSRQRYWGEPFPILFKDGVPYAMDEKDLPLELPYVEQYKPGEEGEGPLANITDWVNVAPDVKRETNTMPGYAGSSWYFLRYMDPHNNATFADRKATDYWNQVDVYVGGTEHAVGHLLYSRMWTKALFDLGHIGFDEPFKSLINQGMIQGSSRFVYRIHGTQQFVSAGLKDQYQTDKLHVDVNIVDGVVLDTEAFKKWKPDYADATFTLEDGQYICGTEVEKMSKSKYNTVNPNELVNKFGADTFRMYEMFLGPVEQSKPWDTKGIEGVHRFLKKMWRLFADENKGLIVTNDAPTPEELKILHKTINKIDGDTNSFSYNTAVSQFMICVNELATLKCSKRDILEPLLVLLTPFAPHFCEELWHLLGHTTSILDAAYPVYNEAYTKESAFNYPIAVNGKTRTEMGLPLDADNSTIEKEVLSSEVVQKWLDGKQPKKVIIVKGRMINIVV
- a CDS encoding peptidoglycan DD-metalloendopeptidase family protein, producing the protein MLQEVLKKYQSTFKPVIALIHPDEQLLVMDFTANNTTLTKAILNNIKKFCSYITRTLKASSCRLGIGGYSEHRTIYAVSPHFDAGEEPRRLHLGIDVWGVAGTPVFAPLKGHIHSFRFNDHFGDYGATIILQHKLEGHTFHTLYGHLSISNLQGLYENMPVVAGQQLGYFGTPAENGGWPPHLHFQLIEDMMKFRGDYPGVCRFSERDKYLQNSPDPDLILQLNRNTHG